The Candidatus Methylomirabilota bacterium genome contains the following window.
TCCTGCACGCTGCGGAGGTGTCGGTCGCTGTCGCGGTGCTCCACGTTCGCCATGCCCTCCCGCTCCAGGGTGGTCAGGGCCTCGGGCTCGACCGGGACCGGCTCCGGGGCGATCGGCGCGAACGGGTACGGGCCCGCGCCCCACCGGTACGGACCGGCCCAGTAGTAAGGGTAGCCGTAGTGGCCCGCCAGCTCGGCCTCGTAATGCCGGGTGACGGGCCTGGCGGTGTCGACGCCCGGGCTCCGCTCGACCTGCGCCCGGGTGAGGCCGACCGGCAGCCGCTGGGTCGTCCACCGGGGCTCCCGGAGCGCCATCGGCGAGATCAAGACCTTTCGGCCCGGAAGCCAGTCGCCGGTATCTGCCACGAGGTACCGGATCGTCCAGCTTTCGTCGTCGAAGTAGAAGTCGTGGACCGCCCCGATATCGCCGTCAGTCGCCCCGATCGTGTAGCCGACGAGCTCACGCGCGCTGTGCAGCATGATGCACCCCCTTGGCAGGATAGGTCGATGCAATCGGGCTGCCGGCAGCGCGACGGGAGGCGGACACCGGGCGAGATCAGGCTGCCCCGAGGTCGATCAGCGCGAGCCCCGTCGCCGCGTCGAGACGGCGCCGGAGATGTCGCGGGGATTCCGTGAGGATCACCTCCAGCGTCGGCCACACGTGGGCTTCGAGGAGGTGCCCGCCGTGGGCCGTGCCATCCGATTTGCCGACCACCACGTGGGCATGGACGGCGGGCCGGCCGTCCTTGGTGGCCACGTCCCCGATCAGCGACAGCACCTCCACCTGCTCCCGGACCGGGATCCGCGCATAGTCCTTCCGCTGGCGGTCGAAGTAGCCGAGCACGGCGCTGCTGAAGGCGCCGATCGCCGTGAAGTGGCTGGCCGCGAGCCGCTCCCGCTCGGCGAAGCTCGTGAGTCCGGCCATGACCTCGTCGCCCCGGTCGAAGACGAGGACGAACGTCTTTTCCTCCTTGTCGTGAAGCAGTCGCGTCTTCATGGCGGACGCGCGGGGGCCGCCTCAGTAGCGAAAGATGGCGGCCAGCTCGGCCCCGCCCGGTACCTGGGAGGGCTCGACGGCGTAGACCGTCCCGCGGTTGCGGACGGTCTCGGCCGCCGCCACGTTCAGGAGATCCTCGTCGCCCGGCGCCGGGCTGGTCCGGCTCTCGGCCACGCGGCCGTCCGGCCCGATGGTCCCCCACCGCTCGGCGCCGACGGCCACGAACAGGGAATCGACCCGCCCCTGGTGGGCCGCCGGCACGACCTCTTCCAAACGGTCGGAGGCGCGGCCGGTCCCGGCCAGCTCCTGGTACCGGGCCGCCGCCTGCGCCTGGGCCTTCTGGAAGTG
Protein-coding sequences here:
- a CDS encoding PRC-barrel domain-containing protein is translated as MLHSARELVGYTIGATDGDIGAVHDFYFDDESWTIRYLVADTGDWLPGRKVLISPMALREPRWTTQRLPVGLTRAQVERSPGVDTARPVTRHYEAELAGHYGYPYYWAGPYRWGAGPYPFAPIAPEPVPVEPEALTTLEREGMANVEHRDSDRHLRSVQEVRGYYIQAADGDIGHVDDFLIDDRTWAIRYMVIDTRNWWPGKQVLVSPEWIAAVSWNDSKVHIDLSREVVKSAPEYDPAHPLERELESRLHEHYGRRKYWETEDRDRAA
- a CDS encoding PPC domain-containing DNA-binding protein, whose product is MKTRLLHDKEEKTFVLVFDRGDEVMAGLTSFAERERLAASHFTAIGAFSSAVLGYFDRQRKDYARIPVREQVEVLSLIGDVATKDGRPAVHAHVVVGKSDGTAHGGHLLEAHVWPTLEVILTESPRHLRRRLDAATGLALIDLGAA